One window of the Populus nigra chromosome 4, ddPopNigr1.1, whole genome shotgun sequence genome contains the following:
- the LOC133691268 gene encoding WAT1-related protein At4g08300-like, translated as MAILYAYSRFIPHLLMILVQIGYSFLYFLAEAAFSHGMSPHVFVTYRYIVGGLVMFPLAYFLERKVRPKLTLVLFLEIFVLSLLGASLTVNIYFASLRYTSPTFITSMANTVPSMTFIIAIMLRLEIVNLRNPRGIAKIVGTLLSLAGVLTITLYKGPEVQSLQGAPIHIKSNASQQNWVKGSILLVVSCITWSLWFIMQAYTLKRYPAQLSLSAWINGFAAAQSAVFTVFMQHKPAAWSIGSSIVFWSIIYAGVISCGLTVSIQLWCTEQKGPVFVTMFSPLATVMVAILAYFLFGEELHAGSILGGAVVIIGLYMLLWGKEKDGVQNKSQKQSLSTNGKEKLSHLAVESSAGRDNETGLEK; from the exons ATGGCAATTTTATATGCTTACTCGAGATTTATCCCACATCTTCTCATGATTTTGGTCCAAATTGGCTATTCGTTTCTCTACTTTCTTGCAGAAGCTGCCTTCAGTCATGGGATGAGCCCTCATGTCTTTGTTACTTATCGATATATTGTAGGCGGCTTGGTGATGTTTCCGCTTGCATATTTTCTTGAGAG AAAAGTGAGGCCAAAGCTAACACTTGTGTTGTTTCTGGAGATATTTGTGCTTTCTCTTCTAGG GGCCAGCTTAACTGTTAACATTTACTTTGCAAGCTTGAGATACACTTCTCCTACCTTCATTACATCAATGGCCAACACCGTTCCCTCCATGACTTTTATAATTGCAATTATGCTCAG GTTGGAGATTGTCAATTTAAGGAACCCTCGTGGAATAGCTAAAATTGTCGGAACCTTATTATCGCTGGCTGGGGTCTTGACCATCACTTTATACAAAGGACCTGAGGTGCAAAGCTTGCAGGGTGCTCCAATCCATATCAAAAGCAACGCTTCTCAACAGAACTGGGTGAAGGGATCTATTCTGCTCGTTGTGAGTTGCATAACATGGTCTCTCTGGTTCATCATGCAG GCATACACGTTGAAAAGGTATCCTGCACAATTATCACTGTCTGCATGGATAAACGGCTTCGCGGCAGCACAATCAGCTGTCTTCACTGTGTTCATGCAACATAAACCAGCAGCATGGTCCATCGGATCCAGCATCGTATTCTGGTCCATCATATATGCT GGAGTCATTAGTTGTGGCTTGACAGTCTCCATTCAACTATGGTGCACTGAACAAAAAGGGCCAGTCTTTGTGACCATGTTTAGTCCCCTTGCAACTGTAATGGTCGCCATCCTGGCGTACTTTCTTTTTGGTGAAGAGTTGCACGCAGGCAG CATATTGGGAGGAGCTGTTGTTATTATCGGACTTTACATGCTGCTGtggggaaaagaaaaggatggagTTCAAAACAAGTCCCAAAAACAATCTCTTTCCACTAATGGTAAGGAAAAGTTAAGCCACTTAGCAGTGGAAAGTTCAGCAGGAAGAGACAATGAAACAGGACTTGAGAAATAA
- the LOC133691425 gene encoding transcription factor bHLH155-like: protein MGADLHNTLRSLCFNTDWNYAVFWKLKHRARMVLTWEDGYYENCEQHDAFESKCFSQTQEKLHGWHYTRDPLGLAVAKMSYHVYSLGEGIVGQVAVSGKHQWIFADKYAASSFSSHEFSDGWQSQFSAGIKTIVVVAVVPYGVVQLGSLNKVIEDVNLVTRIKDVFFTLQDFSVRHVSGPLQHSMKNALCPKTAAGLRNKQVLEISTPTNDESIKLLHLRSNASHLDHQSQLGMNLISDQMYGGETNVWKDPGWRSEHNVTMHSNTCMKDKVNPSDLILPNDKLGADLAGIPADVFDTTICEGEKSDGTNLYPKLVLDAPESSNITFKKDLEKKLDHQAESTHFNAPDTFFKFSPGCELLEALGPSFINRCMPFDYQAGKSEAVNGFEMPEGMSSSQMTFDFGTENLLEAVVGNACHSGSDVKSEKSSCKSVQSLLTVEKMPEPSIQTKCIFNSAGYSINPSSVVEEDAQNFSNSTEVFGGMSSKGFLSTCTSICTEQLDKHAEPAKNSKKRAKPGEKFRPRPRDRQLIQDRIKELRELVPSGSKCSIDSLLERTIKHMLFLESITKHADKLDKCAEPKMHQKGTDASKYEQGSSWAVEVGGHLKVSSIIVENLNKNGQMLVEMLCEEGNDFLEIAEAIRSLGLTILKGITEVHGEKTWICFVVEGQNNRSMHRMDILWSLVQILQPKTTN from the exons ATGGGTGCTGACTTGCATAATACTCTGAGGAGCCTCTGCTTCAATACTGATTGGAACTATGCTGTTTTCTGGAAGCTTAAACATCGTGCTCGCAT ggTGCTAACTTGGGAAGATGGCTACTATGAAAATTGTGAGCAACATGATGCCTTTGAGAGCAAATGCTTCAGTCAGACACAAGAAAAATTGCATGGTTGGCATTATACTCGTGACCCGCTTGGATTGGCTGTGGCAAAGATGTCGTATCATGTATACTCTCTAGGCGAAGG GATAGTCGGGCAGGTGGCAGTCAGTGGAAAGCATCAGTGGATCTTTGCTGATAAATATGCTGCAAGTTCCTTCTCATCACATGAG TTCTCCGATGGCTGGCAAAGTCAGTTTTCTGCCGGGATCAAG ACCATTGTTGTTGTCGCTGTCGTGCCATATGGAGTTGTACAGCTTGGCTCTTTGAATAAA GTTATTGAGGATGTTAATTTGGTGACACGTATCAAAGATGTCTTTTTCACCCTTCAAGATTTCTCAGTCAGGCATGTTAGTGGTCCATTACAACATAGTATGAAGAATGCATTATGTCCg AAAACAGCAGCTGGATTGAGAAATAAACAAGTGCTTGAAATATCGACACCAACAAATGATGAAAGCATCAAATTACTTCATCTGAGATCAAATGCCTCCCATTTGGATCACCAGAGTCAACTAGGGATGAATTTAATTAGTGACCAGATGTATGGAGGGGAGACCAATGTCTGGAAAGATCCGGGATGGAGATCAGAACACAATGTGACTATGCATTCAAATACTTGTATGAAGGACAAAGTTAATCCATCTGATCTTATACTTCCAAATGACAAGCTTGGAGCTGACCTTGCAGGCATCCCTGCAGACGTCTTTGACACAACCATCTGTGAAGGAGAGAAGTCTGACGGCACCAATCTCTACCCAAAATTGGTGTTGGATGCACCTGAATCTTCAAACATAACATTCAAAAAGGATTTGGAGAAGAAGCTGGACCATCAAGCAGAATCAACTCATTTCAATGCACCAGACACTTTTTTTAAGTTCTCTCCTGGTTGTGAGTTGCTTGAAGCTCTAGGACCATCTTTCATCAACAGATGTATGCCCTTTGATTATCAAGCAGGAAAGAGTGAAGCTGTAAATGGTTTTGAGATGCCAGAGGGGATGAGTAGCAGCCAGATGACATTTGACTTTGGCACAGAGAACCTTTTAGAAGCAGTAGTAGGCAATGCTTGCCATAGTGGCAGTGATGTTAAAAGTGAGAAGTCAAGTTGTAAGTCAGTGCAGTCTCTATTAACGGTTGAGAAAATGCCAGAGCCTTCTATCCAGACTAAGTGTATCTTCAATTCAGCAGGCTATTCAATTAACCCGTCCTCTGTTGTTGAAGAGGATGCACAGAATTTCTCTAACTCAACAGAAGTGTTTGGTGGAATGTCTTCTAAAGGGTTTTTGTCAACCTGTACAAGCATCTGTACTGAGCAGTTGGATAAGCATGCAGAACCAGCTAAGAACAGCAAAAAAAGGGCTAAACCTGGTGAAAAATTCAGGCCTCGGCCAAGGGACAGGCAACTGATCCAAGATCGCATCAAGGAGCTGAGAGAGCTTGTGCCCAGTGGATCGAAG TGCAGTATAGATTCGTTGCTGGAGCGCACAATCAAGCATATGCTCTTTCTAGAAAGCATTACAAAGCATGCTGACAAGCTCGATAAATGTGCTGAACCGAAG ATGCATCAGAAGGGAACAGATGCCTCCAAATATGAACAGGGTTCAAGCTGGGCAGTGGAGGTGGGCGGCCATCTAAAGGTCTCATCAATAATAGTAGAAAATCTAAACAAAAATGGACAGATGCTTGTAGAG ATGTTATGCGAGGAGGGCAATGATTTTCTTGAGATAGCAGAAGCTATCAGGAGTTTAGGCCTGACAATATTGAAAGGAATCACCGAAGTGCATGGTGAGAAGACATGGATATGTTTCGTGGTTGAG ggGCAGAACAACAGAAGTATGCATAGAATGGATATCTTATGGTCACTCGTGCAAATATTGCAGCCCAAGACTACAAACTAA
- the LOC133691316 gene encoding 1-aminocyclopropane-1-carboxylate oxidase homolog 1-like isoform X1: MEVMPPNAVSSYLEDGSSSYDKAKEVRAFSETKAGVKGLVDSGVTKIPRFFVHPPESVQNPSSETSSDVGLQIPVVDFEGFGGCRRQEVVDEARKALETWGFFQTVNHGIPVSVLDEMLAGVKRFHEQPQDKKMEFYTHDYKKPVRFFSNGDLLVNRGPACWRDTVAFDFKDSKLDPELFPEIVRNEVRNYITQMIKMKKTICELISEALGLHSDYLSSIECMETEILLGHYYPTCPEPDLTVGATMHTDPCFLTLLLQDNMGGLQVRNQNQWVDVPTLQGALVVNLGDFMQLITNDRFKSVEHRVLVGQVGSRTSVACLFYPGTANYNSKPYGAIKELLSDINPPRYRETNMAEYMAYVRSRALDCSSNLSHFKLA; the protein is encoded by the exons ATGGAAGTCATGCCTCCCAATGCTGTGAGTTCATATCTTGAAGATGGGTCGTCCAGCTATGATAAAGCTAAGGAAGTGAGGGCATTCAGTGAAACGAAAGCCGGTGTTAAGGGACTAGTTGACTCTGGTGTGACCAAGATCCCCAGGTTTTTTGTACACCCACCAGAGAGCGTGCAAAACCCGTCATCCGAGACGAGCAGTGATGTCGGCCTTCAGATTCCTGTGGTAGACTTTGAAGGGTTCGGAGGTTGTCGACGACAGGAGGTTGTCGACGAGGCTCGGAAAGCATTAGAAACATGGGGTTTTTTCCAAACGGTTAATCATGGAATTCCAGTTAGTGTCTTGGATGAGATGTTAGCCGGCGTGAAACGATTCCACGAGCAACCACAGGATAAGAAGATGGAGTTTTACACGCATGACTATAAGAAGCCAGTAAGGTTCTTCTCCAATGGAGATCTCCTTGTGAATAGAGGGCCAGCTTGCTGGAGAGACACGGTAGCATTTGATTTCAAAGATAGTAAACTGGATCCTGAACTGTTTCCTGAGATAGTCAG AAATGAAGTGCGTAATTACATCACACAGATGATCAAAATGAAGAAGACAATATGTGAGCTTATATCGGAGGCACTTGGACTTCATAGTGACTACCTTTCCAGCATAGAATGCATGGAAACAGAGATTTTATTGGGCCACTATTACCCGACTTGTCCTGAACCAGACTTGACGGTGGGCGCAACCATGCATACTGACCCATGTTTTCTGACTCTACTCCTACAAGACAACATGGGTGGTCTCCAAGTTCGCAATCAAAATCAATGGGTAGATGTCCCCACTCTGCAAGGAGCTCTTGTAGTTAACTTGGGGGACTTCATGCAg CTGATCACCAATGACAGGTTCAAAAGTGTGGAGCACAGAGTTCTTGTTGGACAAGTTGGATCCCGGACATCAGTTGCATGTCTTTTCTATCCAGGCACTGCGAATTATAATTCGAAACCATACGGGGCAATCAAGGAGCTTCTATCAGACATAAACCCACCAAGATATAGGGAAACTAATATGGCTGAATATATGGCTTACGTAAGGTCCAGGGCTTTAGATTGCAGCTCAAATCTTTCTCATTTTAAACTGGCATGA
- the LOC133691316 gene encoding 1-aminocyclopropane-1-carboxylate oxidase homolog 1-like isoform X2, with protein sequence MEVMPPNAVSSYLEDGSSSYDKAKEVRAFSETKAGVKGLVDSGVTKIPRFFVHPPESVQNPSSETSSDVGLQIPVVDFEGFGGCRRQEVVDEARKALETWGFFQTVNHGIPVSVLDEMLAGVKRFHEQPQDKKMEFYTHDYKKPVRFFSNGDLLVNRGPACWRDTVAFDFKDSKLDPELFPEIVRNEVRNYITQMIKMKKTICELISEALGLHSDYLSSIECMETEILLGHYYPTCPEPDLTVGATMHTDPCFLTLLLQDNMGGLQVRNQNQWVDVPTLQGALVVNLGDFMQVQKCGAQSSCWTSWIPDISCMSFLSRHCEL encoded by the exons ATGGAAGTCATGCCTCCCAATGCTGTGAGTTCATATCTTGAAGATGGGTCGTCCAGCTATGATAAAGCTAAGGAAGTGAGGGCATTCAGTGAAACGAAAGCCGGTGTTAAGGGACTAGTTGACTCTGGTGTGACCAAGATCCCCAGGTTTTTTGTACACCCACCAGAGAGCGTGCAAAACCCGTCATCCGAGACGAGCAGTGATGTCGGCCTTCAGATTCCTGTGGTAGACTTTGAAGGGTTCGGAGGTTGTCGACGACAGGAGGTTGTCGACGAGGCTCGGAAAGCATTAGAAACATGGGGTTTTTTCCAAACGGTTAATCATGGAATTCCAGTTAGTGTCTTGGATGAGATGTTAGCCGGCGTGAAACGATTCCACGAGCAACCACAGGATAAGAAGATGGAGTTTTACACGCATGACTATAAGAAGCCAGTAAGGTTCTTCTCCAATGGAGATCTCCTTGTGAATAGAGGGCCAGCTTGCTGGAGAGACACGGTAGCATTTGATTTCAAAGATAGTAAACTGGATCCTGAACTGTTTCCTGAGATAGTCAG AAATGAAGTGCGTAATTACATCACACAGATGATCAAAATGAAGAAGACAATATGTGAGCTTATATCGGAGGCACTTGGACTTCATAGTGACTACCTTTCCAGCATAGAATGCATGGAAACAGAGATTTTATTGGGCCACTATTACCCGACTTGTCCTGAACCAGACTTGACGGTGGGCGCAACCATGCATACTGACCCATGTTTTCTGACTCTACTCCTACAAGACAACATGGGTGGTCTCCAAGTTCGCAATCAAAATCAATGGGTAGATGTCCCCACTCTGCAAGGAGCTCTTGTAGTTAACTTGGGGGACTTCATGCAg GTTCAAAAGTGTGGAGCACAGAGTTCTTGTTGGACAAGTTGGATCCCGGACATCAGTTGCATGTCTTTTCTATCCAGGCACTGCGAATTATAA